The stretch of DNA CTTCCAAaatatattgaaaaacGATACCATCAGCTTTGAGGGTTTGATTACCACAGAAGCTTTCAGGGATATTGTTATCTCTCTGGGCTCCACTTATTGTTTGTACCTAATCAGTTCAATTATCTATTTGCAGCCATGGCATATGTTGACAAGTTTTATTCagtatattttattgaGTCCTTCTTACATCAATGTTTTGAATATCTATGCATTTTGTAATGTCCACGACTTATCATGGGGTACAAAGGGTGCAATGGCAAATCCGCTGGGTAAGATTAATACTACAGAAGATGGTACGTTCAAAATGGAAGTTCTGGTCTCTAGTTCAGAGATTCAAGCAAACTACgataaatatttgaaagttttaaaTGACTTCGATCCAAAATCAGAATCTCGGCCTACTGAGCCATCttatgatgaaaaaaagactGGCTATTATGCAAACGTTAGATCTCTCGTGATTATCTTTTGGGTCATCacaaatttcatcatcgttGCTGTTGTCTTAGAAACCGGTGGGATTGCAGATTATATTGCTATGAAATCCATATCAACTGATGACACTTTAGAAACTGCAAAGAAGGCGGAAATTCCCTTAATGACCAGTAAGGCCTCAATTTATTTTAATGTAATTTTATGGTTAGTTGCATTATCGGCATTAATAAGGTTCATTGGTTGCTCAATATACATGATAGTAAGGTTTTTTAAAAAGGTTACATTTCGCTAAGTAGATTGATTACCCCTTTGTTATAAATAAGTATATGTGTTTACTATCATATAATAATTAATTAGTTGTAAGTAtggtatttttcaaagaaacatttagtattatttttaaaggGTGCCTTTACCataaaaccaaaaaaaaatggcttCTGAGAGAAAAACATAAATAATTGATAAAACTGAAACTCACAACACCAACTCTTCCGCTCTAAACACCCAAAGCTCAAAAAACGACATGTGCACATCTATATCCataaactttcaaaaaagtgGTTCATTCGCAAATTCATGAAGTATTATTTAATACACAGTAATCTGGCATTTCATACTATCATTGCTCAAATTATCCGCCGGACCCTTGAAACTGTGGCGCTTTTTAAGACGCATctccaaaaaaagaaaaagaacaaaagaaaaaaagctgcaaatatatatacaaaacAGATTTCACGTTTATTGCTTGGGAGTAAGGTAACGATCCGGAAGCcttgaagaaatttgaaTGTATCCAACTaactattgaaaatcatTCGTGATGTGCAGATTCTTGATTTTCAAAGGCAAACAACCGATTCGGCTATCTCATCTTTTAACAAGACCAGCTCATTCTATCATAAACCAATCATTTGATAGCAGATTACGGCTAGACAGAAGAAGGCCAATGAATGGTGATGGTTTTGGTGTCGCTTACTATCCATTGGATACCGAGTTAAGCGAGGACGGTCCATGCCTTTTCAAAGCTATTACTCCTGCATGGAACAACCAAAATTTGAGTACATTAGCAGAAAAAACTAAATCTGATCTGGTCTTTGCGCACGTAAGAGCCTCTACATATGGTGTCCTATCTGAGACCAATTGCCATCCGTTTACATACCACAGCTTATGTTTTATGCATAATGGCGGTATATCTAATTTCAAAGGAATCAAGagaaaattattgaatCATATCAAAGACGAATACCTGAATTTTATTCAAGGGAGCACAGACTCCGAGTGCGCATTTGCATTATTCTTAGACACTTTAGACAAATTGGGTTACGACCCAAAGAAGCAGGACGGCGATTTCGGTAATGTTGCACTAAGAAAGGCAATGTTACGAACGATTGACTACATCAGAGATTGGACTAAAGAAGCGAACAAGGACGAGGCACATGTGGAGCCATCTCTCTTAAATTTTGCTGTAACTGACGGATCCACCGTTGTCGTTTCCAGGTATATAACTTCAAAGACGGACGAGGCAGCATCTTTGCATTTCAGTTGTGGTTCCAGCTTTGTAGAAACTTCACCAGGAGAATACAGGGTAGAAAGGTTGGATAGAAACCAAGATGTAATTATGGTTGCATCGGAACCTTTGACTTTCGAGAGAGGTGATTGGACTGCAGTACCCACCAACAGCATATTGACCATTAAGAAACAGACAATATTACTACACCCTATTATCGATGAGTACTACCAAGAAGATCCGTTATACCTAAGAAGTTCAACCCTCGCAGAAAGCAAGGGGCTCATGGGTTCTATACCACTAGCAAAAGCCGTAGAAAAGAACGTTCCTCCACTAGAAAGAGAGGGCCGTACGAGACCTCCAACCGCTGTCGCACATATAGCATGAGCACACGCTCTAGAGGATTGTACCATTGTCACTACTAGATATACATATAAACAAATAAGAAGCATCGACACATAACAACAACCCCAACATCATAATTTCATAAGTATTTGGTTGGTTAGTCCATATGGCGTCTAATCCTCGAAATGAGAAGGTACCCGCCTGGTGTCTATGACAACCTTCCGGGTAATAAATGTTCATTTGAACCCATTCATCCAATTGATATCCGGGCAATCACTTCCGGAAGCGGAAATTTACAAATATCCGGTGGGTCCTACAAGGGgactaaagaaaaaaaatacgtGAAAAACAGCGATGCgatattttttgtatcGTCTTGTTCGAGTGTTTCTTACCACGATGACCGGGATTTTGGCcggtgaaaaaaaaaaaatgcgcTCCCGTACGTCAGTGGCTGTTGCTGAAACGAGACAATTTCTCAATTCGTTTGTTTGTGTACTGTATTTGTTATCTTtactatatatatgttgTTAAGTTTCTTTTACCAATTAGTGCTCACTTCTCTCGTCTTTTATTAGGTGTGTGTGTTGTGCGTAATTTTCGTTTCGCTGATTACTTTATATAGTGTAGTTTGTTCTTGAATGTAATAAAGACTtctgttttattttgttttgttatTTAGAAACAGTCTATCTGGTTTAACTTAAACGAGTGAGCTTAAGATAATCTGACTACAAGAAAACCAAGCTTCTATTActttgtttctttctcttttttcttttttgaataaagaaTTTTCCTTTAAGGAGTAACTTAAGCATTTAGCTGCACATTaaacacttttttttttacttctaACTCACACACTTTTGGAAGaacatttattttttcgaCCTTCTTTCCCAAATACCCAGCGCTTTATAATTGAAATATGAAGTTCTCTTCTGTTACTGCTATTACTCTAGCCACCGTTGCCACCGTTGCCACTGCTAAGAAGGGTGAACATGATTTCACTACCACTTTAACTTTGTCATCGGACGGTAGTTTAACTACTACCACCTCTACTCATACCACTCACAAGTATGGTAAGTTCAACAAGACTTCCAAGTCCAAGACCCCAAACCACACTGGTACTCACAAGTACGGTAAGTTCAACAAGACCTCCAAGTCTAAGACCCCAAACCATACCGGTACTCACAAGTATGGTAAGTTCAACAAGACTTCCAAGTCCAAGACTCCAAACCATACCGGTACTCACAAGTACGGTAAGTTCAACAAGACCTCCAAATCCAAGACTCCAAACCACACTGGTACTCACAAGTACGGTAAGTTCAACAAGACCTCCAAGTCTAAGACCCCAAACCATACCGGTACTCACAAGTATGGTAAGTTCAACAAAACCAAACATGACACTACCACTTATGGTCCTGGTGAAAAGGCCCGTAAGAACAATGCCGCCCCTGGTCCATCTAATTTCAACTCCATAAAATTGTTTGGTGTTACCGCTGGTAGTGCTGCCGTAGCCGGTGCcttattactattataATAAGCTTTGAATTGGATTTGAGAAATAAAGGAAGACCTAATTTTCTCCGgttttatgttttttaCCCCCCCTACCCCCTTCATCCTGAAGTAGtaaattctttttattatacTATTTCGACTACTATGTGTTTACGTGTGCTTGTGCAAAAGTGAAATTTATTGTGATTgtgttctttttctcttttttttatacaaaaaatggagaaaGGAAATTGGGACCTACGATTTAAAGAAGTGTTATTTCCTATTTCAACGAGTTAAATGAATGTGTGTGTTTCGTTGACTTGTAAGGATAGAGAAAGATCATCCAACTTTTAATCATGGtttcctttccttttttataGCAATCGAATGTGGAAGGAAAATAGAGCGGAGCTTGATAATTGTGTGTGTGAATGTCTtgctttctctttttccttatttcTACGCTATACAAAAAGTgtgcttttttcttctatttttttttctttaatgaCTTTGTGTGTTTATTACCCTTTAATTaattaccaaaaaaaaaataaactacgtttttaatttctaatttatcaaaatttctttttttcacatataactatatatttatatgtcACCCTATTCAAGTTCGttagttttctttcaacGGTCCAAAATTTGGGATATCTTGTGTGTACTTTACTTTCTCCACTAACGATAAGACATCTGCTATTAGCCTATATTGGGCTTAATAAAAAAGGTATCTTCGTCTAGAATGATATATGTATACAATCAAAAGTTTAAAgctaaattttttattaacaaGTTACTTTATCAAGTAGTAGTTAACTTAATCGACCGAATTAATTCAATAGTAATCAATTCCAATGCACCGAAGAGTTTGCCAGTCGAACTATCTAAGTGATACTTGTCCATTTTTCCTCGAAGCGCAAAAGAGATTACATCACCATTAAcgaattttcttcttttcttttttcttcaagagTTGATGGGGAAGGACTAGGAAGGAAACGGTTCAGATACGAATTTAGTGATTAATCATATTCTGCTCAAGAAGCGACTTGTAAGGTAAGGAAAACCCGCATTCACTGACGGAATAAGGAACAGGACCAACTATAAGCCTCCTTTTACACTCACATCTTCAGGCTTTATTTTGTTAAGACTGAAACATTTCCCACTTAATTGAAGTTACATCGTTATTTTATAGAACGATCTTtctattttgttttttgttcaCTTGATATACCTTCCCTTCTACATAACAAATTAATAAATATGGATAATGGTACAGATTCTTCCACGAGCAAGTTCGTTCCCGAATATAGACGAACAAACTTTAAGAATAAAGGCAGATTCTCTGCAGATGAACTTCGTCGTCGTAGAGATACACAACAGGTCGAATtaagaaaagcaaaaagagATGAAGCTTTGGccaaaagaagaaactttattCCCCCAACTGATGGCGCTGAttctgatgaagaagatgagaGCTCCGTTTCTGCGGACCAACAATTTTACAGCCAGTTGCAGCAAGAACTACCACAAATGACTCAGCAACTTAACTCTGATGATATGCAAGAGCAATTGAGTGCTACTGTTAAGTTTAGACAAATTTTGTCTAGAGAACACCGCCCTCCAATTGATGTCGTCATTCAAGCCGGTGTTGTTCCAAGATTAGTAGAATTTATGCGTGAAAACCAACCTGAAATGTTACAATTGGAGGCTGCTTGGGCTTTGACTAACATTGCATCAGGTACATCTGCTCAAACAAAAGTGGTTGTTGATGCTGACGCTGTACCTCTTTTCATTCAACTATTATATACCGGCTCCGTTGAAGTTAAAGAACAAGCCATTTGGGCCTTAGGTAACGTTGCAGGTGATTCAACTGACTACAGAGACTACGTTTTACAATGTAATGCCATGGAGCCAATTTTGGGTCTTTTTAACTCCAATAAACCATCTTTGATCAGGACCGCTACGTGGACTTTATCCAATTTATGCAGGGGTAAAAAACCACAACCAGATTGGTCAGTGGTCTCACAAGCGTTGCCAACCTTAGCGAAATTAATCTATTCGATGGACACTGAAACTTTAGTTGATGCTTGTTGGGCTATCTCTTATCTATCTGACGGACCACAAGAAGCTATTCAAGCAGTGATCGATGTTAGAATTCCTAAAAGACTTGTTGAATTACTGAGCCATGAATCGACTTTAGTCCAGACTCCTGCTTTAAGAGCTGTAGGTAATATAGTCACTGGTAATGACTTACAGACTCAGGTCGTTATAAATGCTGGTGTCTTACCTGCGTTAAGACTTCTGCTAAGCtctccaaaagaaaatatcaagaaagaagCGTGTTGGACCATTTCCAATATTACGGCTGGTAATACTGAACAAATTCAAGCGGTAATTGACGCGAACTTGATTCCTCCATTAGTTAAACTTTTGGAAGTTGCAGAATataaaactaaaaaagaagcttgTTGGGCTATTTCCAATGCCTCTTCAGGTGGTTTACAAAGACCAGATATCATAAGATATTTAGTATCTCAAGGGTGTATAAAACCATTGTGTGATTTGCTAGAAATTGCTGACAACAGAATAATTGAAGTTACCTTAGATGctcttgaaaatattttaaagaTGGGTGAAGCTGACAAAGAAGCTCGTGGTTTGaatatcaatgaaaatgCCGATTTTATCGAAAAGGCTGGTGGTATGGAAAAGATTTTCAACTGtcaacaaaatgaaaatgacaaGATTTATGAAAAAGCATACAAAATCATTGAAACCTACtttggtgaagaagaagacgcCGTAGACGAAACTATGGCTCCACAAAATGCCGGTAATACTTTCGGCTTTGGTTCTAATGTCAACCAACAATTCAATTTTAACTAACTGAAtgtgaagaaaaagatcaaCTAAATAAGTTTATTCAGAtaaatcttcattatctgatccattatttttaagtttttcttttaatgtATATAAGAAATTCTAATCTTTTAATTCGCACAATAGTATTTTCATGTACTAGTTCGTACAGTATTCTCTTTCTCTGGGGTTTTTCCCTTTTATAGAAGTTGACTTGTTCTATAGTTGTTATATATGTATTGCTGGGTTTTTTAATCTATTTTGCGGAAGACgccaaaaataagaaaaaaattggaaagacacaagaaaaaagtaagaaTATCCACAGCTGAAAGATCTAACAGGcgtatttttattttcgaaGAAACGTCCTAAAAGGATCTGATTCAGCACATTGATAATAGCATAGGcatttttatctttcttttttgagttCATGAATGAATGTAACTTCTCCAAAAGATGGGAATCACAGTTTctcgaagaaaaatagaTTTAATACAAATAAACCGCGATTCCACAAACTAAATGAGCAGGCGCAGAGTATAAATTTACCAGAAGACCGTGATTCAATTGTTTCAAGTAATACAACGTCAATTATGACAGATGATGCATTTGATTACAATGAGGGCATTGCATCGCGTaccaaaaatattaattCTGATAGTGATAGAAGCAATGATACcataaaacaaaacaacTACAATAAAAGGGAGACCGGATATAACCCTTTCTACAATGGATCAGGGATCAATCAGCGATATACACAGTTTCGAAAAAGAGAGTTTGAACCAACACTTGCAGAAAACAAAGCCGAAGAGTACATATCGGACGAAGATAATgtaaaaattgatgaagataataTAGAGAACGAACTCCAGTTTACGCCGAAAATTAAAGAGGCTAGTATACTCCGATCTAGTTTACTAGGACAAAGAAATGTTTTAAATACTCGGAAtccaaaatcaaaagaatcACACATTAAAGTAAAACCCATCATCAATAACAAGAGCTCCTCACAAAGAAAATCTAGTGCAGCACTTCGGAAACAATTAGGAAAACCCCTACCGCTGCCGTATTTGAATAGCCCTAATAGTGATAGTACACCCACATTAcagagaaaagaagaagtatTCACAGACGAAGtgcttcaaaaaaagagagaattGATTGAGTCTAAATGGCATAGACTTCTCTTTCatgacaaaaaaatggtggaaaaaaagctaGAAAGTTTAAGAGAATAcgaaaggaaaagaatgCCTCCACGAGGAACTGATGTTTCTAGCTCTGAGCAGgacaattctttcaaaatatcgACGCCAACAAAATCGTATGTTTCTTTGGAGCAAAAACCCTTACCAAATCTCTCTGCTATGAATAACTTTAATGATGTTACCGACAATAAggagaaagaagaaacgAACAACAATATATTAAAGTTCCAAGCGCAACGAGATCCATTACAAATACTACAGTCTGAGATCGAAATGCATACTAAGAAACTTGACACGATAATAGAGTTACTAAAAGACGATACCGattcaaaggaaaaaaggaaagtaGTGACTAATGACAACGCAGCGCCTGAACAAATGGTCAACAAAGGATGGCGGAAAAACGTGATGATGATCTACAAAAAATCAGGaaatattatgaaaaaGTATAGGGAATATTTCTTATGGACAATTTGTATTTTAATATTGTTATATTGCaatatatatgtgtattATAGGTTTTAAACCATATAAAGGTTAGTACATGAAGAAGTGTGTACAGTTATGGCAATAACTGTTCTCTTCCGTTTTAAAGAGAGTATTATCACGGTCTGAAAATtaagcaaaaaaagaaaagcgTGCACTTAAAAATCGGTGGTGGACAGACCGCATATTCCATAAACATAGATGGTACAAGGGCATTATGAGTCCTtgaatagaaaaaatgatgaaagaATGAATGCAATTCCGTATTGCGACACTGGCGAAGTGTTCGAGGCTGACACGATAGCGAATGTATGGAAAAGAGAAGATAAGGAATGGTTAAAAAGGACTCAAAGTGATCGAAGTGGATACGAGTATCCACGACTAGGAGAATCACCATATATCAATATGACAGACGACTTCAGAATGGAAAAGAAGGTAATATGTCAAGATATCTTTTGGTCATGTGATGGTACATCGTTTGTTTCTGTGCATAATGATTTTGGCATCAGACAATATTTAGTGCCGGAGGAAAGTAATACGGACAAGCTAAACAGAAACCTCCTTCTACCATTTACAAGGTTTTTTAGAAACCAGTCTATTGTTTCATGTGCAATAGACCCGTTTTACACGCTTTATAACGAGAATTCCGACAGGTTAGCTGGTGACAGAATCGTGGTTGGAGGAAAAAACTTCCCTCTACAACTATACTCTTTGATGGACGGGCAGTGTATCCTCAGCTATGACACgatgaacaaaataaatGGAGAATACGAAACTGTATACAGTGTGAAAATCGATGTTGAGTCTCGTGTATACACTGGCTCATGCCGTAACAAAGTGGCGATATACGACAAGAGCAGACGAGATGCCGTGTGGATGAACCAGAGTACCAAAAAAGCAAGCAAGGGAAGACAAAGCATTATATCTTGCTTTGAAGAGCAACCAATGGGAGGGCAAGCTCTCTCAAGAGGATCTCTATTGTGTGGCAGTTATGCGAATGAAATGTTTCAGGTAGACTGCCGTCATCAACGACTAGAGAGACTGAACTACACCCGCACAGTTGCAGGTGGGATTGTACAAATCCTTACAAGCGATAACGGGCGTTACGTGTACGTTGTCAGACGCAACAGTGACGCGATTAGTATTTACGATCGGCGAAACCTGCAGCACGAGCTTAACGTATTGCGCCTACCGTTTCGGATCCACCACAACTCTGCAAAGTTGAAGGCATATATAGATACGGCTTACGGACTAAGTATGGGGACGCCGCAGGGAACAATATTGAACTGGGGTCGAGACCTTGTGGAATTTGGAGGTGTTCCCTCACACAATAGTGTTGAAGACCCACTAATCACGTCTATCCCGCCAGAGTCAGAGTGGCGCACTAACCTTGATTCTACTATTCCTGCCACGGTAGTGAAGAATTGTCCTGGGGATCCCGAACTGTTCGCCCTATCTCATGGGGGCACAATTTCATTATGCAGGTTCGGCGGCTAAAAACGGCAAACCCGTATTCGTGTATCACCCGGCCAGCTTTCTCCGATGAACGCGCACAAGTAAGAAGTTAAATTGCATCCCCCAGACACCACCTCTTTTGTTCACTTCTTGCCTCATGCcgtcaaaaaatttttttcgcATCGAAAAAAATCcccaaaagaaaagaaaaaagttcttatttttatatagtGCCACCATCGGGAAAAACTTCCCTGTAAAGCATTAACAGAGTCTTCCATCCCCGCTTCTGTCCTTTATTTGTTTCATAGAAGCTATTAAGCATCATATACTGCACACAGGAGCATGCATAGTGTCTGAAGCCTCTTTTGTTCTGTACTGCACATAATATTTCATAGAAAAACTAACGGAAAGAATCTACAACTCATAGTATCTGTAAATCCGTCCTATTGTCATATCACAATCACAGACTATGACCACTCAAGAATCGATCAAACCTTTGGTAGATAGAATCCTATCAAATCCCCTGCAGTTCAATGCTGCAATGATCTCTAACAAATcgaataataatgatactTCCGCCGCGCCGGAAAATAGCTCGTATATTGTGATAGGAAAACAGcataataacaatagtaATAGCACAGCTATTGCTGCAACGGCCGAATCCAAgcaaataaaagaaaataactTGATAGACAGGCCAAACGGAAAGAAAACCAACACTGTTCCTAAATCTATGGCTGAAGCTTTATTGTTGTATACTTCtaaaaatgataaagatgCTGCAGATGCTACTGGTGCCAAGAAGTCAGCGGAGCTTTCTACGGAGCTTTCTACGGAGCCtccttcctcttcttcgGAAGATGACAAAGTAggaaaagaggaagaggaagagggTGAAATATTTCATGAGGCAAGAGACTATGTAGAACCCCGAAAAGCTAGTTTGAAGGAACGCGACAACGCAGATAAGGGCGATGGTGAAGACATCGGCGAAGACATCGGTGAAGACATCGGTGAAGACATCGGTGAAGACATTGGTGAAGACATTGGTGAAAACTTGGGTTCTCCATTAGCAACCATTGATGATTCATCTAATGagaatgaaaaggaaaaaagaaaggaacTGTCTACAAGCATTAGCAGTGATGACGAAATAGAAGACGACGAGGATGAGGATGACATGGATTATGATTCTAGTGCTATGGAAAAAGAGCTCCctgaagaagaggagaaCGATTCCAGCtccaaaatttctgaaggcgaaaaaaagagtttATATCAAGATTTAATGGAAAATAGTACAGTGGAAGTAAATCGGTACGAACCAGTAAACAAcaccaaagaaaatggaaacaGGAATCCAAAGGGAgaggaggaggaagaagaggaagaagagcTGAAACATAAATCTAGGTCAATCACCCCTCCGGTTACAATATCAAATCTATCAAACTTTTACCAattcaatgaaaatatcaatgatCGTGGTTCTTTAAACTCTACTAGAATTGTTAAAAATTGGGGCGACAAATTCACCAATTTGAAGCCTCGTGGCCTTTTGAATCATGGTGTTACTTGTTACACAAATGCTGCTGTACAGGCTATGTTACACATTCCTTCGATACAACATTATCTTTTTGATATACTAATGGGGAAATACGATAGCACCATCTCAAAAAATTCCGTTTCCTATACTTTAGCTGAAacaagtaaaaaaatgtgGTTACCGGTCTCAAAAAACCCTAGAAAGAacgtttcagcttcctaCATTAATCCAAAACATTTGATTTCCAGATTGGATGACATTAATTGTATGATGAGCGAATGGCAGCAGGAAGATTCACATGAGTACTTCATGTCTCTGATGTCAAGATTACAGGAAGATTCTGTTCCCAAGGGTCATAAACTTATAGAATCGATAATATATGACATATTCGGTGGTCTTTTAAAGCAGATCGTTACTTGCAAATCTTGTGGCAGTATATCTAAAACAGAACAACCATTTTACGATTTATCGTTGCACTTGAaagggaagaaaaaacttgaTCCAAATTCTGACCTGTCGAGTGATAGCATTAACGGCACTTCAGCCACCACTTCTACCACTACCTCCAATGCTGCCACAAAACCATCTCtttcatcctcttcatctgTCAATTTAAACAATGGCTCACCATTTGCCGCTGCCAGTGATTTAAGTTCAGCCAACCGCAGAttttctattgaaaaatcaattaaagatttcttcaatcCCGAATTAATCAAGGTTGACAAGGAGCAAAAGGGTTACGTTTGTGAGAAGTGTCACAAGACCACGAACGCCGTGAAGCATAGTTCAATATTAAGGGCTCCTGAAACTTTACTTGTGcatctgaaaaaattcagatTCAATGGCACGTCCTCATCAAAAATGAAGCAAGCTGTTTCTTATCCTATgtttttagatttgacGGAATATTGTGAGAGTAAAGAGCTACCTGTCAAATACCAACTATTAAGCGTGGTGGTTCATGAGGGCCGCTCCCTTTCTTCAGGTCACTACATTGCCCACTGCAAGCAACCAGACGGTAGCTGGGCCACTTACGACGACGAGTATATTAATATAATATCTGAAAGGGACGTTTTAAAGGAACCCAACGCATATTATCTCCTATACACGAGGCTAACTCCAAAATCGGTTCCATTGCCATTGGCGAAATCTGCCATGGCCACTGGTAATGTTACCTCTAAATCCAAACAGGAACAGGCTGTTAACGAACCAAATAACCGCCCATTGAAGATTAatagcaagaaaaataacagaaaaaaatggaaaaaaaataaaaaaaggaagttcaccaaatgaaaaaactCGATATTCCTGgattttcctcttttcaTAGGCATTTTTATTAgcatttcatttttattatacCAAATcaatatatacatataaataTCCGGTCTTTATTGACTTATAAAACAACTCTCAGTATACAGAGTTGGAGAAGCGTTTACTCAGAATAGCTTCAGTACTACCGAGCTTTGCTAACATAACGGGAGAAAGAGAATTTAAAActtatatacatatttacAGAATAGATCAgtagaaagaagaaggaaggtctgttgaaaatttctCGAAATTGACGGTacttttttgtcttttcaCTACTTACAGATCAAGGTACAACCTTAATACCCATACTTTTTGCAACGCCAACTATTGATTTAACAATACCTTCCATCTCCAATAAACTATGCCTTTCATCACTCTTTTTTATCTTGGCTATTTCGTAAACGTGCTTCAGCGATAACTCTCCTAAAGCACGGGTTGGTCCCTTGGCAGGTGCACTGCCTAACATTGTCCCCACATTCGGTTGTCCATGTCCCTTGTCCATTTTAAGAGCT from Saccharomyces cerevisiae S288C chromosome XIV, complete sequence encodes:
- the SRP1 gene encoding karyopherin alpha (Karyopherin alpha homolog; forms a dimer with karyopherin beta Kap95p to mediate import of nuclear proteins, binds the nuclear localization signal of the substrate during import; involved in cotranslational protein degradation; binds ribosome-bound nascent polypeptides; Srp1p and Sts1p couple proteasomes to nascent polypeptides emerging from the ribosome for cotranslational degradation); its protein translation is MDNGTDSSTSKFVPEYRRTNFKNKGRFSADELRRRRDTQQVELRKAKRDEALAKRRNFIPPTDGADSDEEDESSVSADQQFYSQLQQELPQMTQQLNSDDMQEQLSATVKFRQILSREHRPPIDVVIQAGVVPRLVEFMRENQPEMLQLEAAWALTNIASGTSAQTKVVVDADAVPLFIQLLYTGSVEVKEQAIWALGNVAGDSTDYRDYVLQCNAMEPILGLFNSNKPSLIRTATWTLSNLCRGKKPQPDWSVVSQALPTLAKLIYSMDTETLVDACWAISYLSDGPQEAIQAVIDVRIPKRLVELLSHESTLVQTPALRAVGNIVTGNDLQTQVVINAGVLPALRLLLSSPKENIKKEACWTISNITAGNTEQIQAVIDANLIPPLVKLLEVAEYKTKKEACWAISNASSGGLQRPDIIRYLVSQGCIKPLCDLLEIADNRIIEVTLDALENILKMGEADKEARGLNINENADFIEKAGGMEKIFNCQQNENDKIYEKAYKIIETYFGEEEDAVDETMAPQNAGNTFGFGSNVNQQFNFN
- a CDS encoding uncharacterized protein (Hydrophilin essential in desiccation-rehydration process; cell wall protein; contains a putative GPI-attachment site) — protein: MKFSSVTAITLATVATVATAKKGEHDFTTTLTLSSDGSLTTTTSTHTTHKYGKFNKTSKSKTPNHTGTHKYGKFNKTSKSKTPNHTGTHKYGKFNKTSKSKTPNHTGTHKYGKFNKTSKSKTPNHTGTHKYGKFNKTSKSKTPNHTGTHKYGKFNKTKHDTTTYGPGEKARKNNAAPGPSNFNSIKLFGVTAGSAAVAGALLLL
- the KAR1 gene encoding Kar1p (Protein involved in karyogamy and spindle pole body duplication; involved in karyogamy during mating; involved in centrosome separation and duplication during mitosis; localizes to the half-bridge of the spindle pole body; interacts with Spc72p during karyogamy; also interacts with Cdc31p; essential gene), which gives rise to MNVTSPKDGNHSFSKKNRFNTNKPRFHKLNEQAQSINLPEDRDSIVSSNTTSIMTDDAFDYNEGIASRTKNINSDSDRSNDTIKQNNYNKRETGYNPFYNGSGINQRYTQFRKREFEPTLAENKAEEYISDEDNVKIDEDNIENELQFTPKIKEASILRSSLLGQRNVLNTRNPKSKESHIKVKPIINNKSSSQRKSSAALRKQLGKPLPLPYLNSPNSDSTPTLQRKEEVFTDEVLQKKRELIESKWHRLLFHDKKMVEKKLESLREYERKRMPPRGTDVSSSEQDNSFKISTPTKSYVSLEQKPLPNLSAMNNFNDVTDNKEKEETNNNILKFQAQRDPLQILQSEIEMHTKKLDTIIELLKDDTDSKEKRKVVTNDNAAPEQMVNKGWRKNVMMIYKKSGNIMKKYREYFLWTICILILLYCNIYVYYRF
- the DUG3 gene encoding glutamine amidotransferase subunit DUG3 (Component of glutamine amidotransferase (GATase II); forms a complex with Dug2p to degrade glutathione (GSH) and other peptides containing a gamma-glu-X bond in an alternative pathway to GSH degradation by gamma-glutamyl transpeptidase (Ecm38p)); amino-acid sequence: MCRFLIFKGKQPIRLSHLLTRPAHSIINQSFDSRLRLDRRRPMNGDGFGVAYYPLDTELSEDGPCLFKAITPAWNNQNLSTLAEKTKSDLVFAHVRASTYGVLSETNCHPFTYHSLCFMHNGGISNFKGIKRKLLNHIKDEYLNFIQGSTDSECAFALFLDTLDKLGYDPKKQDGDFGNVALRKAMLRTIDYIRDWTKEANKDEAHVEPSLLNFAVTDGSTVVVSRYITSKTDEAASLHFSCGSSFVETSPGEYRVERLDRNQDVIMVASEPLTFERGDWTAVPTNSILTIKKQTILLHPIIDEYYQEDPLYLRSSTLAESKGLMGSIPLAKAVEKNVPPLEREGRTRPPTAVAHIA